One region of Anticarsia gemmatalis isolate Benzon Research Colony breed Stoneville strain chromosome 2, ilAntGemm2 primary, whole genome shotgun sequence genomic DNA includes:
- the LOC142981381 gene encoding TAR DNA-binding protein 43-like isoform X2 gives MCSKGGNFNGDYFEYIKVSEDEDDSNAVEIPCEMDGTLLLSTLVAQFPGACGLKYRHPESKSIRGIRLSDGKLHPPSEVGWCKHLYICVFPKENKRKMEDVSPENSAAKTKRLEKKLTCSDLICLGLPWKSTEESIKQYFEQFGEVVMVQLKRDKNGSFKGFGFIRFATYASQMRALAQRHNIDGRWVDVRIPNSKEGVVPQMPCKVFVGRCTEDMTADDLREYFSKFGEVTDVFVPRPFRAFGFVTFLDPEVAQSLCGEDHVIKGASVSVSSAAPKIKTKAHQNWKDDSYGPNNWDGNRSGPSGGPSNNGGNSNIDSLNMQNLGINPNGGPPANFNLPISLVAAALNQAGWGGFLGGPGNSGPNNWQGGPQQGNPGKNWNGNQNWGQNGPPQAWNQGGGGGQGWNGGKSGNWNQGARKVLQRTSNRPGVCGVQ, from the exons ATGTGTTCTAAAGGCGGAAATTTTAATGGAGATTATTTCGAATATATTAAAGTAAGCGAAGATGAAGATGACTCTAACGCCGTTGAAATTCCTTGTGAGATGGACGGGACTCTCTTACTTTCAACCCTCGTGGCCCAGTTTCCCGGTGCTTGTGGATTAAAATATCGTCACCCTGAAAGCAAATCTATTCGGGGTATTCGTTTAAGTGATGGTAAACTACATCCACCTAGCGAAGTGGGTTGGTGCAAACATCTTTACATTTGTGTATTTCCCAAAGAAAACAAGCGTAAAATGGAGGATGTGTCTCCAGAAAATTCAGCTGCCAAAACCAAGCGTTTGGAAAAGAAACTGACGTGCTCAGACTTAATATGTCTTGGGCTACCATGGAAGTCAACAGAGGAGTCCATCAAGCAATACTTTGAACAGTTTGGTGAGGTTGTAATGGTACAGTTAAAGCGAGACAAAAATGGATCGTTTAAAGGATTCGGTTTTATTCGTTTCGCTACATATGCATCTCAAATGAGAGCACTGGCTCAAAGACATAACATAGATGGACGCTGGGTAGATGTTCGTATTCCTAATTCTAAAGAAGGTGTTGTGCCACAGATGCCTTGCAAAGTGTTTGTAGGAAGATGCACGGAAGATATGACTGCTGATGATCTTCGTGAGTATTTCTCTAAATTTGGAGAAGTAACAGATGTGTTTGTACCTCGTCCCTTTAGGGCATTTGGATTTGTTACCTTCTTGGATCCAGAGGTAGCTCAAAGTCTTTGTGGGGAAGATCATGTTATTAAAGGTGCTTCTGTTTCTGTATCAAGTGCAGCACCAAAGATTAAAACTAAGGCTCATCAAAATTGGAAAGATGATTCTTATGGCCCAAACAACTGGGATGGTAATCGCTCTGGCCCCTCTGGAGGCCCAAGCAACAATGGTGGCAACAGTAACATTGACTCTCTCAACATGCAAAACTTGGGAATAAATCCTAATGGAGGTCCCCCAGCTAATTTCAATTTGCCAATAAGCCTTGTGGCCGCAGCTCTTAATCAGGCAGGCTGGGGAGGCTTTTTGGGTGGACCTGGTAATTCTGGGCCCAATAACTGGCAAGGTGGTCCACAACAAGGCAACCCTGGGAAAAATTGGAATGGTAATCAAAACTGGGGTCAAAATGGCCCACCCCAAGCTTGGAATCAGGGCGGTGGAGGTGGTCAAGGTTGGAATGGCGGCAAAAGCGGCAATTGGAACCAAG GTGCTCGAAAAGTGCTTCAGAGAACTAGCAACCGTCCAGGAGTGTGTGGTGTACAGTAA
- the LOC142981381 gene encoding TAR DNA-binding protein 43-like isoform X1 — protein MCSKGGNFNGDYFEYIKVSEDEDDSNAVEIPCEMDGTLLLSTLVAQFPGACGLKYRHPESKSIRGIRLSDGKLHPPSEVGWCKHLYICVFPKENKRKMEDVSPENSAAKTKRLEKKLTCSDLICLGLPWKSTEESIKQYFEQFGEVVMVQLKRDKNGSFKGFGFIRFATYASQMRALAQRHNIDGRWVDVRIPNSKEGVVPQMPCKVFVGRCTEDMTADDLREYFSKFGEVTDVFVPRPFRAFGFVTFLDPEVAQSLCGEDHVIKGASVSVSSAAPKIKTKAHQNWKDDSYGPNNWDGNRSGPSGGPSNNGGNSNIDSLNMQNLGINPNGGPPANFNLPISLVAAALNQAGWGGFLGGPGNSGPNNWQGGPQQGNPGKNWNGNQNWGQNGPPQAWNQGGGGGQGWNGGKSGNWNQGNWPSGQGSWNGNGNGGGSSSGSGSGWNNNKSQT, from the coding sequence ATGTGTTCTAAAGGCGGAAATTTTAATGGAGATTATTTCGAATATATTAAAGTAAGCGAAGATGAAGATGACTCTAACGCCGTTGAAATTCCTTGTGAGATGGACGGGACTCTCTTACTTTCAACCCTCGTGGCCCAGTTTCCCGGTGCTTGTGGATTAAAATATCGTCACCCTGAAAGCAAATCTATTCGGGGTATTCGTTTAAGTGATGGTAAACTACATCCACCTAGCGAAGTGGGTTGGTGCAAACATCTTTACATTTGTGTATTTCCCAAAGAAAACAAGCGTAAAATGGAGGATGTGTCTCCAGAAAATTCAGCTGCCAAAACCAAGCGTTTGGAAAAGAAACTGACGTGCTCAGACTTAATATGTCTTGGGCTACCATGGAAGTCAACAGAGGAGTCCATCAAGCAATACTTTGAACAGTTTGGTGAGGTTGTAATGGTACAGTTAAAGCGAGACAAAAATGGATCGTTTAAAGGATTCGGTTTTATTCGTTTCGCTACATATGCATCTCAAATGAGAGCACTGGCTCAAAGACATAACATAGATGGACGCTGGGTAGATGTTCGTATTCCTAATTCTAAAGAAGGTGTTGTGCCACAGATGCCTTGCAAAGTGTTTGTAGGAAGATGCACGGAAGATATGACTGCTGATGATCTTCGTGAGTATTTCTCTAAATTTGGAGAAGTAACAGATGTGTTTGTACCTCGTCCCTTTAGGGCATTTGGATTTGTTACCTTCTTGGATCCAGAGGTAGCTCAAAGTCTTTGTGGGGAAGATCATGTTATTAAAGGTGCTTCTGTTTCTGTATCAAGTGCAGCACCAAAGATTAAAACTAAGGCTCATCAAAATTGGAAAGATGATTCTTATGGCCCAAACAACTGGGATGGTAATCGCTCTGGCCCCTCTGGAGGCCCAAGCAACAATGGTGGCAACAGTAACATTGACTCTCTCAACATGCAAAACTTGGGAATAAATCCTAATGGAGGTCCCCCAGCTAATTTCAATTTGCCAATAAGCCTTGTGGCCGCAGCTCTTAATCAGGCAGGCTGGGGAGGCTTTTTGGGTGGACCTGGTAATTCTGGGCCCAATAACTGGCAAGGTGGTCCACAACAAGGCAACCCTGGGAAAAATTGGAATGGTAATCAAAACTGGGGTCAAAATGGCCCACCCCAAGCTTGGAATCAGGGCGGTGGAGGTGGTCAAGGTTGGAATGGCGGCAAAAGCGGCAATTGGAACCAAGGTAATTGGCCAAGTGGTCAAGGAAGCTGGAATGGCAATGGTAATGGTGGTGGATCTAGTTCTGGATCTGGCAGTGGGTGGAATAACAACAAGTCTCAGACATGA
- the LOC142981372 gene encoding uncharacterized protein LOC142981372 isoform X2, translating into MAAKSKKRLSKIENKLLKLEKLELKDVFCSICQSVLIEPVTLPCFHDFCQRCFNGSIENNALCCPLCRLRIGSWLRTATKQKNLVNVELWNFIQTKFPKEIETKTKGDDVHLPDEVPILRLSEPGEIRLEYEAELKRLRAERLRLEHKHIEETELLIKKIQEEEEEANKKYLERLKQDEILAQQMHQEHVKDTIPPPNTPRKLAPKATVTKAKLKATKIDSYLSKIQAPTAKDPLITDDNTSTDGSTPKAQSTNTVNGASPEMVPSYGKLIKSFIDKKIKNSPSLWNKENGDSVKEKKNEPPEKDKTTSEEKVKIKGSVPSLLVSLPLPYTGILQHKINAAENRNVETGSVDSMRQELCYFKPIEGTSPTGFSSNKGLPIRVPGLRLDNDPPSPSCDVSPTRAQYLEGLCRLRNLSLAKNLPSAFVIAIDILKVKKETVTKCETRSRVKKTTSISPSVAPALPIKRNPNRNKQIVQVDGITKLNNETNLRRTRSMGSISKDENETTPKKGKMKQRKVSSERKPYLRSDSKKSSTKKESSSPPLITETLNNNKVNLAVKNLSSPLKNCSNVTKILQEQLRIEKLIEQEKNDFEFARKMEAEWNGRRHPRRATIKRQVTLNYALRPAKKLKV; encoded by the exons ATGGCGGCCAAGTCAAAGAAGCGGCTgtctaaaattgaaaataagttATTGAAATTAGAAAAATTAGAACTAAAGGATGTATTTTGTTCAATTTGTCAATCTGTTTTAATAGAACCTGTTACCTTACCGTGTTTCCACGATTTTTGTCAACGTTGCTTTAACGGTAGCATAGAAAATAACGCTTTGTGTTGTCCTCTATGTCGATTGCGAATCGGATCCTGGCTAAGAACagcaacaaaacaaaagaatttgGTGAATGTTGAACTTTggaattttatacaaacaaaatttccGAAAGAAATAGAAACTAAAACAAAAGGAGATGATGTCCATTTGCCAGATG AAGTACCAATTCTACGATTAAGTGAACCTGGTGAGATTAGATTAGAATATGAGGCTGAACTAAAACGTCTGAGAGCAGAACGTCTTAGGCTTGAACATAAGCACATAGAGGAGACTGAATTACTAATCAA GAAAAtccaagaagaagaagaagaggcaaacaaaaaatatctagaaaGATTAAAACAAGATGAAATTTTAGCACAACAGATGCATCAGGAACATGTGAAGGACACTATTCCACCACCAAACACACCTAGGAAGCTAGCTCCTAAAGCAACTGTCACAAAAGCTAAATTAAAAGCTACTAAAATAGATAGCTATCTGTCTAAAATACAAGCGCCCACCGCAAAAGA TCCATTAATAACTGATGATAATACTAGCACAGATGGTTCCACTCCAAAAGCACAATCAACCAACACTGTCAATGGAGCTTCCCCTGAAATGGTCCCCAGTTATGGTAAACTAATTAAGAgctttatagataaaaaaattaaaaattctccTAGTTTATGGAATAAAGAAAATGGAGACAGTGTCAAAGAAAAG AAAAATGAGCCACctgaaaaagataaaactacCTCGGAAGAGAAGGTTAAAATAAAAGGTTCAGTTCCTTCACTACTTGTATCACTGCCATTGCCATATACAGGAATACTCCAACATAAAATTAATGCAGCTGAGAACAGAAACGTAGAGACGGGCAGTGTGGACTCTATGAGACAGGAATTGTGCTATTTCAAACCAATAGAGGGAACTTCTCCAACTGG attCAGTTCAAACAAGGGACTACCGATTCGCGTTCCAGGGCTTCGATTGGACAATGATCCGCCTTCGCCGTCCTGTGACGTATCACCAACACGAGCGCAGTATTTAGAAGGACTCTGCCGCCTCCGCAACTTGTCCTTAGCAAAAAACTTACCATCAGCATTTGTCATAGCAATTGATATATTGAAAGTTAAAAAG GAAACTGTTACAAAGTGTGAAACAAGGTCTAGAGTTAAGAAAACTACATCCATAAGCCCCAGCGTCGCACCAGCCTTGCCCATCAAAAGAAATCCCAATAGAAATAAGCAGATAGTACAAGTTGATGGTATtaccaaattaaataatgaaacaaaccTCAGACGCACAAGGTCCATGGGGAGCATATCTAAAGATGAAAATGAAACAACACCAAAGAAGGGCAAGATGAAGCAGAGGAAAGTGTCGTCAGAGCGAAAGCCATATTTAAGAAGTGATTCTAAAAAGTCAAGTACCAAAAAAGAGTCGAGCAGTCCACCTTTGATTACAGAAACGCTAAATAACAATAAGGTCAACTTAGCTGTAAAAAATTTGTCTAGTCCATTGAAGAATTGTAGTAATGTTACGAAAATATTGCAAGAGCAGCTTAGGATTGAAAAGTTAATTGAACAggagaaaaatgattttgagtTCGCTCGGAAAATGGAAGCGGAATGGAATGGACGGCGGCACCCGCGGCGGGCAACCATCAAACGACAAGTGACTCTCAACTATGCTCTCAGGCCCGCCAAAAAACTTAAGGTGTAA
- the LOC142981372 gene encoding uncharacterized protein LOC142981372 isoform X1 translates to MAAKSKKRLSKIENKLLKLEKLELKDVFCSICQSVLIEPVTLPCFHDFCQRCFNGSIENNALCCPLCRLRIGSWLRTATKQKNLVNVELWNFIQTKFPKEIETKTKGDDVHLPDEVPILRLSEPGEIRLEYEAELKRLRAERLRLEHKHIEETELLIKKIQEEEEEANKKYLERLKQDEILAQQMHQEHVKDTIPPPNTPRKLAPKATVTKAKLKATKIDSYLSKIQAPTAKDSPLITDDNTSTDGSTPKAQSTNTVNGASPEMVPSYGKLIKSFIDKKIKNSPSLWNKENGDSVKEKKNEPPEKDKTTSEEKVKIKGSVPSLLVSLPLPYTGILQHKINAAENRNVETGSVDSMRQELCYFKPIEGTSPTGFSSNKGLPIRVPGLRLDNDPPSPSCDVSPTRAQYLEGLCRLRNLSLAKNLPSAFVIAIDILKVKKETVTKCETRSRVKKTTSISPSVAPALPIKRNPNRNKQIVQVDGITKLNNETNLRRTRSMGSISKDENETTPKKGKMKQRKVSSERKPYLRSDSKKSSTKKESSSPPLITETLNNNKVNLAVKNLSSPLKNCSNVTKILQEQLRIEKLIEQEKNDFEFARKMEAEWNGRRHPRRATIKRQVTLNYALRPAKKLKV, encoded by the exons ATGGCGGCCAAGTCAAAGAAGCGGCTgtctaaaattgaaaataagttATTGAAATTAGAAAAATTAGAACTAAAGGATGTATTTTGTTCAATTTGTCAATCTGTTTTAATAGAACCTGTTACCTTACCGTGTTTCCACGATTTTTGTCAACGTTGCTTTAACGGTAGCATAGAAAATAACGCTTTGTGTTGTCCTCTATGTCGATTGCGAATCGGATCCTGGCTAAGAACagcaacaaaacaaaagaatttgGTGAATGTTGAACTTTggaattttatacaaacaaaatttccGAAAGAAATAGAAACTAAAACAAAAGGAGATGATGTCCATTTGCCAGATG AAGTACCAATTCTACGATTAAGTGAACCTGGTGAGATTAGATTAGAATATGAGGCTGAACTAAAACGTCTGAGAGCAGAACGTCTTAGGCTTGAACATAAGCACATAGAGGAGACTGAATTACTAATCAA GAAAAtccaagaagaagaagaagaggcaaacaaaaaatatctagaaaGATTAAAACAAGATGAAATTTTAGCACAACAGATGCATCAGGAACATGTGAAGGACACTATTCCACCACCAAACACACCTAGGAAGCTAGCTCCTAAAGCAACTGTCACAAAAGCTAAATTAAAAGCTACTAAAATAGATAGCTATCTGTCTAAAATACAAGCGCCCACCGCAAAAGA TAGTCCATTAATAACTGATGATAATACTAGCACAGATGGTTCCACTCCAAAAGCACAATCAACCAACACTGTCAATGGAGCTTCCCCTGAAATGGTCCCCAGTTATGGTAAACTAATTAAGAgctttatagataaaaaaattaaaaattctccTAGTTTATGGAATAAAGAAAATGGAGACAGTGTCAAAGAAAAG AAAAATGAGCCACctgaaaaagataaaactacCTCGGAAGAGAAGGTTAAAATAAAAGGTTCAGTTCCTTCACTACTTGTATCACTGCCATTGCCATATACAGGAATACTCCAACATAAAATTAATGCAGCTGAGAACAGAAACGTAGAGACGGGCAGTGTGGACTCTATGAGACAGGAATTGTGCTATTTCAAACCAATAGAGGGAACTTCTCCAACTGG attCAGTTCAAACAAGGGACTACCGATTCGCGTTCCAGGGCTTCGATTGGACAATGATCCGCCTTCGCCGTCCTGTGACGTATCACCAACACGAGCGCAGTATTTAGAAGGACTCTGCCGCCTCCGCAACTTGTCCTTAGCAAAAAACTTACCATCAGCATTTGTCATAGCAATTGATATATTGAAAGTTAAAAAG GAAACTGTTACAAAGTGTGAAACAAGGTCTAGAGTTAAGAAAACTACATCCATAAGCCCCAGCGTCGCACCAGCCTTGCCCATCAAAAGAAATCCCAATAGAAATAAGCAGATAGTACAAGTTGATGGTATtaccaaattaaataatgaaacaaaccTCAGACGCACAAGGTCCATGGGGAGCATATCTAAAGATGAAAATGAAACAACACCAAAGAAGGGCAAGATGAAGCAGAGGAAAGTGTCGTCAGAGCGAAAGCCATATTTAAGAAGTGATTCTAAAAAGTCAAGTACCAAAAAAGAGTCGAGCAGTCCACCTTTGATTACAGAAACGCTAAATAACAATAAGGTCAACTTAGCTGTAAAAAATTTGTCTAGTCCATTGAAGAATTGTAGTAATGTTACGAAAATATTGCAAGAGCAGCTTAGGATTGAAAAGTTAATTGAACAggagaaaaatgattttgagtTCGCTCGGAAAATGGAAGCGGAATGGAATGGACGGCGGCACCCGCGGCGGGCAACCATCAAACGACAAGTGACTCTCAACTATGCTCTCAGGCCCGCCAAAAAACTTAAGGTGTAA